A stretch of Mus caroli chromosome 5, CAROLI_EIJ_v1.1, whole genome shotgun sequence DNA encodes these proteins:
- the Barhl2 gene encoding barH-like 2 homeobox protein, with the protein MTAMEGASGSSFGIDTILSGAGSGSPSMMNGDFRSLGEARTTDFRSQATPSPCSEIDTVGTAPSSPISVTLEPPEPHLVTDGPQHHHHLHHSQQPPPPSAVPAQSLQPSPQQQPPPQPQSAAQQLGSAAAAPRTSTSSFLIKDILGDSKPLAACAPYSTSVSSPHHTPKQESNAAHESFRPKLEQEDGKTKLDKREDSQSDIKCHGTKEEGDREITSSRESPPVRAKKPRKARTAFSDHQLNQLERSFERQKYLSVQDRMDLAAALNLTDTQVKTWYQNRRTKWKRQTAVGLELLAEAGNYSALQRMFPSPYFYHPSLLGSMDSTTAAAAAAAMYSSMYRTPPAPHPQLQRPLVPRVLIHGLGPGGQPALNPLSNPIPGTPHPR; encoded by the exons ATGACAGCAATGGAAGGGGCCAGCGGGTCGAGTTTTGGAATAGACACTATTTTGTCCGGTGCTGGTTCCGGCAGCCCCAGCATGATGAACGGGGATTTCCGATCGCTCGGTGAAGCGAGGACAACGGATTTTAGGAGCCAGGCCACCCCGTCACCCTGTTCGGAGATTGATACCGTGGGAACGGCGCCCTCTTCACCGATCTCGGTCACCCTGGAACCCCCGGAGCCGCATCTTGTGACAGACGGACCCCAGCATCACCATCACCTCCACCACAGCCAACAGCCGCCGCCACCATCCGCGGTCCCCGCGCAAAGTTTGCAGCCTTCGCCCCAACAGCAACCGCCGCCGCAGCCGCAGTCAGCAGCCCAGCAGCTGGGCTCGGCCGCCGCGGCCCCCAGGACTTCCAcctcttcctttttaattaaggACATCTTGGGAGACAGCAAACCCCTGGCGGCTTGTGCACCCTACAGCACCAGCGTTTCTTCTCCTCATCACACCCCGAAGCAGGAGAGCAACGCGGCACACGAAAGCTTCAGGCCAAAGCTGGAGCAGGAGGACGGCAAAACCAAGCTGGACAAGAGAGAAGACTCCCAGAGCGACATCAAATGTCACG GaacaaaggaggaaggagaccGGGAGATTACAAGTAGCCGAGAGAGTCCCCCCGTGAGAGCCAAGAAACCTCGAAAGGCCAGGACAGCTTTCTCAGACCACCAGCTCAACCAGCTGGAGCGTAGCTTTGAGCGGCAGAAGTACCTAAGTGTCCAGGACCGAATGGACCTGGCGGCCGCACTCAACCTCACTGACACCCAAGTCAAGACCTGGTACCAGAACCGAAG AACCAAGTGGAAGCGGCAGACTGCGGTGGGCCTGGAGCTGCTAGCCGAGGCCGGGAACTACTCCGCGCTGCAGAGGATGTTTCCGTCGCCTTATTTCTATCACCCAAGCCTGCTGGGGAGCATGGACAGCAccacggcggcggcggcggccgcggcCATGTACAGCAGCATGTACCGAACTCCTCCAGCACCGCATCCGCAGCTGCAACGGCCGCTGGTGCCCCGCGTGCTCATCCACGGCCTGGGGCCTGGGGGACAGCCGGCCCTCAACCCTTTGTCCAACCCCATCCCGGGCACCCCGCATCCCCGGTGA